The following proteins are encoded in a genomic region of Populus nigra chromosome 16, ddPopNigr1.1, whole genome shotgun sequence:
- the LOC133675447 gene encoding probable LRR receptor-like serine/threonine-protein kinase At1g74360: protein MAIFITIDYKTIYIKLCEAFLPCLVWSTCSLQALRFNHFLTSSVFLIWGCEGAEDIKKKRKKTVASLIMKEDETDHLWRIVLFMFLILITGSVVVSGDSLDTDRQVLLHLKSFLEERNHVNRGRYSQWNQQISNPCNWSGILCTLDGSRVRGINLAANNISGDLYDNFSVLTALTYLDLSQNTFSGAVPGDLSNCQNLVYLNLSHNILEGELNLTGLTKLETLDLSTNRIFGGIQFSFPGICNNLIVANVSANNFSGGIDNFFDGCLKLQYLDLSSNFFSGAIWKGFSRLKEFSVSENYLSGEVSGSIFAENNCSLQVLDLSGNNFTGKVPSEVSNCRNLAILNLWGNSFTGEIPSEIGLISSLEGLFLGNNTFSPTIPESLLNLGNLAFLDLSRNHFGGDIQQIFGRFTQLRFLVLHGNSYIDGINSSGILKLPNLVGLDLSNNSFRGPLPVEISEMHNLKFLILAYNQFNSNIPQEYGNFQGLQALDLSFNNLIGQIPSSLGKLRSLLWLMLANNTLTGEIPAELGSCTSLLWLNLANNQLSGSIPRELMKVGMDPSQTFESNQRDGGIIAGSGECLTMKRWIPADYPPFSFIYTILNRKTCRSIWDRLIKGVGLFPVCAAGSTVRTLQISGYLQLSGNQLSGEVPGDIGKMHSFSMIHLGFNNLSGTLPPQIGQLPLVVLNLTKNTFSGEIPNEIGNAECIKNLDLSCNNFSGTFPVSLNNLSELSKFNISYNPLISGTIPTTGQLATFEKDSYLGDPLLKLPSFINNSMGSPPNQYPKIEKKEPKKWVAVLVLLTLTMALLICGLASLIVCMLVKSPAESPGYLLDDTKHLRHDFASSSGSSSPWSSDTVKVIRLDRTAFTHADILKATGNFSESRIIGKGGFGTVYRGVLPDGREVAVKKLQREGIEGEKEFRAEMEVLTGNGFGWPHPNLVTLYGWCLDGTEKILVYEYMEGGSLEDIISDRTRLTWRRRIDIAIDVARALVFLHHECYPAIVHRDVKASNVLLDKDGKARVTDFGLARFVDVGDSHVSTMVAGTVGYVAPEYGQTFHATTKGDVYSFGVLSMELATGRRAVDGGEECLLEWARRVMGSGRHGLSRARIPVVLLGSGLAEGAEEMCDLLRIGIGCTAEAPQWRPNMKEVLAMLIKLSC, encoded by the exons ATGGCTATTTTCATTACTATAGATTACAAAACAATATACATAAAACTATGCGAAGCGTTTCTTCCATGTTTGGTTTGGTCTACCTGCAGTCTGCAGGCCCTGCGATTCAACCATTTTCTTACAAGCAGTGTTTTTCTTATATGGGGTTGTGAGGGGGCTGAAgatataaagaagaaaaggaagaagacagTAGCAAGTCTGATCATGAAAGAAGACGAAACTGATCATTTATGGCGGATTGTATTATTCATGTTCTTAATCTTGATTACAG GTTCAGTGGTAGTGTCTGGAGATTCGCTTGACACGGATAGACAAGTCCTTCTTCACTTGAAATCATTCCTCGAAGAACGAAACCACGTAAACAGAGGACGGTACTCTCAGTGGAACCAGCAGATCTCAAATCCCTGCAACTGGTCTGGAATCCTATGCACACTTGATGGCTCAAGAGTTAGAGGCATTAACTTAGCTGCCAATAACATCTCTGGAGATTTGTATGACAACTTCTCTGTCCTGACGGCCCTCACTTACCTCGATCTTTCTCAAAACACTTTCAGCGGTGCTGTTCCTGGTGACTTGAGCAACTGTCAGAATCTTGTTTATCTTAACCTCTCACATAACATCCTTGAGGGTGAGCTCAACCTGACTGGCTTGACCAAATTGGAGACTCTTGATTTGTCTACGAATAGGATTTTTGGTGGAATTCAGTTCAGCTTTCCGGGAATTTGTAACAACTTGATTGTGGCAAATGTCTCAGCGAATAATTTCAGTGGTGGGATTGATAATTTCTTTGATGGCTGCTTGAAGTTGCAGTATCTTGATTTAAGCTCCAACTTTTTCAGTGGGGCAATATGGAAAGGTTTTTCAAGGCTGAAGGAGTTTTCTGTGTCTGAGAATTATCTCAGCGGAGAAGTTTCAGGGTCAATCTTTGCTGAGAATAATTGTAGCCTGCAAGTGTTGGATTTATCAGGAAACAATTTCACTGGTAAGGTACCAAGCGAGGTATCAAATTGCAGGAATTTGGCTATTTTGAATCTGTGGGGAAACAGTTTCACCGGAGAAATTCCATCTGAGATAGGTTTGATTTCAAGTCTAGAAGGTTTGTTCTTGGGGAACAACACATTTTCTCCGACAATACCAGAGTCTCTTTTGAACTTAGGTAACTTGGCCTTTCTGGATTTGAGCAGAAATCATTTTGGGGGTGACATACAGCAGATATTTGGGAGATTCACACAGCTGAGGTTTCTGGTGTTACACGGGAATTCATATATCGACGGCATAAATTCTTCAGGCATTCTCAAACTACCTAATCTAGTTGGATTAGATCTGAGCAACAACAGCTTCAGGGGTCCATTACCTGTTGAAATCTCTGAAATGCACAACTTGAAGTTCTTGATCCTAGCGTATAATCAATTTAACAGCAATATACCGCAAGAATATGGAAATTTTCAAGGCCTGCAAGCTCTTGATCTCTCCTTCAACAACCTAATTGGACAAATACCTTCTTCTCTTGGAAAGTTGAGGTCACTCTTGTGGTTAATGCTTGCAAACAACACGTTGACAGGTGAAATTCCGGCTGAATTGGGAAGCTGCACTAGTTTGTTGTGGTTGAACCTTGCCAACAACCAGCTCTCTGGGAGTATTCCGCGTGAATTGATGAAGGTAGGAATGGACCCCTCGCAAACATTTGAATCAAACCAGCGGGATGGAGGCATCATCGCCGGCTCAGGTGAGTGTTTGACAATGAAGAGGTGGATTCCTGCAGATTATCCACCATTCAGTTTTATATATACAATTCTAAATCGGAAGACCTGCAGAAGCATATGGGATAGGTTGATTAAAGGGGTTGGCCTTTTCCCGGTATGTGCAGCAGGATCAACTGTCCGTACACTTCAAATCTCAGGTTATCTTCAACTGAGCGGCAACCAGCTTTCTGGAGAGGTCCCTGGAGATATTGGTAAGATGCATAGTTTCAGTATGATACATTTGGGTTTCAATAACTTGAGCGGTACGCTCCCTCCACAGATTGGACAATTGCCACTGGTAGTCTTAAACCTCACCAAAAATACCTTCTCCGGTGAAATTCCAAATGAAATTGGGAACGCCGAATGCATAAAGAATCTTGATTTATCTTGCAACAACTTCTCTGGCACGTTTCCTGTAAGCTTGAACAACTTGAGTGAGCTTAGCAAGTTTAACATCTCTTACAATCCTTTAATTTCTGGTACAATCCCAACAACTGGGCAGTTGGCAACATTTGAGAAAGATTCCTACCTTGGCGATCCACTCCTGAAACTTCCCAGCTTTATCAACAATTCCATGGGTTCCCCGCCAAATCAATATCCAAAAATCGAGAAGAAAGAGCCTAAAAAGTGGGTTGCAGTTCTGGTGCTGTTAACATTGACTATGGCATTATTAATTTGCGGACTTGCTTCACTTATAGTTTGCATGCTGGTGAAAAGTCCAGCAGAGTCACCAGGATACCTCTTAGACGATACCAAACACCTCCGGCATGACTTTGCATCAAGTTCAGGGAGTTCATCTCCATGGTCGTCAGATACAGTTAAGGTCATACGTTTGGACAGAACAGCATTCACTCATGCTGACATCTTGAAGGCAACAGGCAATTTTTCAGAAAGCAGAATCATTGGGAAGGGAGGTTTTGGAACAGTGTACAGAGGAGTATTGCCTGATGGAAGAGAAGTGGCAGTTAAGAAGCTACAGAGAGAAGGAATAGAAGGCGAAAAGGAATTTCGAGCTGAAATGGAAGTTTTAACTGGAAATGGCTTCGGCTGGCCTCATCCAAACCTAGTAACACTTTATGGGTGGTGTCTTGATGGTACAGAGAAAATATTGGTGTATGAATACATGGAGGGTGGAAGCTTGGAGGATATTATATCAGATAGGACGAGGCTAACATGGAGGAGGCGTATTGACATAGCAATTGATGTGGCACGCGCATTAGTATTTCTTCACCATGAGTGCTACCCTGCGATTGTGCACCGTGACGTCAAGGCTAGCAATGTCCTGCTAGATAAAGATGGCAAGGCACGAGTCACTGACTTTGGTCTAGCTAGATTTGTTGATGTCGGAGACAGCCATGTGAGCACAATGGTGGCTGGCACCGTTGGGTATGTTGCGCCGGAATACGGACAAACTTTCCACGCGACTACCAAAGGCGATGTGTACAGTTTTGGGGTACTGTCAATGGAACTGGCAACAGGGAGGCGAGCTGTGGATGGAGGAGAAGAGTGCCTATTGGAATGGGCTAGAAGGGTGATGGGAAGCGGCAGACATGGATTAAGTAGAGCTAGGATACCAGTAGTGCTTCTGGGCTCAGGGTTGGCTGAGGGAGCAGAGGAGATGTGTGACCTACTAAGGATTGGAATAGGATGCACGGCAGAGGCACCACAATGGAGACCAAACATGAAGGAGGTGCTAGCTATGCTAATAAAACTATCATGCTGA